In Marinobacter antarcticus, one genomic interval encodes:
- a CDS encoding flagellar hook-length control protein FliK, which yields MTQMVLPQTPAPGMQNDAGASKSGSGRDNGASESRYEAFSRAEQKRLDRQQADARNSAKEDGAQSASQSEPPGKTGESGKSVKTSVTGEDEAAEKTTAGKIAETAPEMEAITTPLTFAELQALLLPSTGQVAVAGGAAGPAASSPAIIQGSELFAGLVGGKPGQPGQTALGGKGGLMSGLQLTDSLAPAAGEKASVMDPSSLLNGTRFESAMELVSQQSTNNAAGKLAAEAQVPLRSYATSVDVPVNHAEWGDKLMGKLSWLTAKNLSVAEIHLTPPDMGPMEVRVRVHNDQATITVHAANPVVRDQLELHSHRLRDMLGEQGLSLAQFDVSDNSQNQRGEQGAGDGDGSSSGSGAELSAADGGEANTQTGSLDLSWNGAVDIFA from the coding sequence ATGACACAGATGGTTCTTCCCCAGACTCCCGCGCCCGGGATGCAGAATGATGCCGGCGCATCGAAATCCGGTTCCGGTCGAGACAATGGCGCCAGTGAAAGCCGGTACGAAGCTTTCTCCCGTGCGGAGCAAAAACGTCTCGATCGCCAGCAAGCCGATGCCAGAAACTCCGCAAAAGAGGATGGTGCGCAATCAGCGAGCCAGTCCGAACCTCCCGGGAAAACCGGTGAGTCCGGCAAGAGCGTTAAGACTTCCGTAACGGGTGAAGACGAAGCGGCGGAAAAAACAACTGCCGGGAAAATCGCAGAGACGGCCCCTGAAATGGAAGCCATTACGACCCCGCTGACTTTTGCAGAGTTGCAGGCTCTGTTGCTGCCTTCAACCGGGCAGGTTGCAGTGGCAGGTGGTGCCGCAGGTCCGGCCGCGAGCAGTCCGGCAATAATACAGGGCTCCGAGTTGTTTGCAGGACTTGTCGGGGGCAAACCCGGGCAGCCTGGCCAGACTGCGCTCGGTGGAAAAGGTGGGCTGATGTCTGGTCTGCAACTGACCGATTCCCTGGCCCCGGCAGCCGGAGAAAAAGCCAGTGTCATGGACCCTTCCAGCCTGCTGAATGGTACCCGGTTCGAATCGGCCATGGAGTTGGTTTCTCAGCAAAGCACCAACAACGCGGCTGGCAAGCTTGCGGCAGAAGCCCAGGTGCCCCTGAGGAGCTACGCGACATCGGTTGATGTTCCCGTAAACCACGCAGAGTGGGGGGATAAACTGATGGGTAAGCTCAGCTGGTTGACAGCCAAAAACCTGTCAGTGGCCGAGATTCACCTCACGCCGCCTGATATGGGGCCAATGGAGGTACGGGTTCGCGTACACAACGATCAGGCCACCATTACCGTCCATGCCGCTAACCCGGTGGTGCGGGATCAACTGGAACTGCATTCACATCGGCTGCGTGACATGCTGGGTGAGCAAGGCCTTTCCCTGGCTCAGTTCGATGTCTCTGACAACTCACAGAACCAGCGTGGAGAGCAGGGCGCGGGTGATGGAGACGGTTCGTCTTCGGGTTCAGGTGCAGAGCTCTCGGCTGCAGATGGCGGTGAAGCAAACACTCAGACTGGCAGTCTTGACCTGAGCTGGAACGGCGCCGTCGATATTTTTGCCTGA